A single window of Coffea eugenioides isolate CCC68of chromosome 7, Ceug_1.0, whole genome shotgun sequence DNA harbors:
- the LOC113777842 gene encoding non-specific lipid-transfer protein 2-like translates to MKLSQMRLCSVLLLVVVIVGEVEVSRAVTCTPTELSPCVAAIIGQQPPSAACCSKLREQRPCLCGYLRDPSLRQYVNSPNARRVASSCGVPTPRC, encoded by the coding sequence atgaagctttCGCAGATGCGTCTGTGTAGCGTGTTACTGTTAGTAGTGGTGATTGTTGGTGAAGTGGAAGTGAGCAGGGCAGTGACATGTACTCCCACGGAGCTGAGTCCTTGCGTTGCGGCAATCATAGGGCAGCAGCCACCGTCGGCGGCTTGCTGCAGTAAGCTGAGGGAGCAGAGGCCCTGCCTCTGTGGTTATCTCAGAGATCCCAGCCTCCGGCAGTATGTCAACTCCCCTAATGCTCGCAGGGTTGCTAGCTCCTGTGGTGTGCCCACCCCAAGATGCTAA